Genomic segment of Candidatus Methylomirabilota bacterium:
TGAAGGATGGGCTGCAGGTGCTCTACGGCAATCGTCTGAAGGGCCTGTACCTGTTCGGCTCCTATGCCCGGGGAGAGGCGGACGAGGAATCGGACGTTGACGTACTGGTCGTTCTCGACGATTACGAGAGCTACGGCGCGCAGATCGATCGCGCCGGGGTGCTGGGTGCGGAGCTGTCATTGCGGTATGGGGTGAGCATCAGCAAGGTGTTTCTCCGGGAGCGGGAGTGGCGCCAGGGAGATACACCGTTCCTGACCAACGTCAGGGGCGAGGCGGTCGCCGCGTGAAGGAAGCGACGGGGAAGCTTCTCGATAAATCCGCGCGCGCCATCGAGACAGCGCGCAGGACCCTTGCGATCCCGGACACGGAAGCGGCGATGGCCCGCGCCTACTACGCGAGGTTCTACGCCGCTGAGGCGCTGCTGTTCGAACGAGGGCTGACATTCAGGAAGCACGCCGGTGTCCATGCCGCCTTCGGTGAGCACCTCGCCAAGCCCGGAATTGTGGACGCGAAATATCACCAGTGGCTCTTGCTCGCGTTTGAAAAGCGGATCATTGCGGACTACGAGGTCGATAAGGCGATCCGGCCCGAGGAAGTCGAAGAGGTGATTCGGCGCGCAAGCGAGTTCCTCGAAGTAGCCCGGCGGTGCTTGGAAGAGAGCACATGACCAGCAACCGCAGGCTGATCGAAGATTTCCTGCCGACAAGGGCGGAGCGGAATGCGCTGCGAGCGGTTAAGGCCGTCGGACCGGGATTCACTCCATCCTCTCTGACCTGGCTTACCTGGCTTCCCGCTGATCGGCGGTCTTGGCGGCCAGCACCGTCTTGATGTCGTTGACCATGACCTGGGGAACCAGGGAGCCCGCGCTGTAGATGTTGCGGACCTGCCCCTCCTGGTCCACGAGGAACACCTTGAGGACATGACGGTATCGGCCGGTGAAGCGACCCTCCTCGTCATAGACCCTCGCTCGATCCTGCCCATAACTCTCCAGCGTCATCTTGAGAACCTTATCTGAGGGGGCCGTCAGCAGATGCCACAATGACGGCTTCGCCCCAAAGATGCGTCCGTAATCGGTAAGCTGCTTCGGGGTATCGTGTTCAGGGTCCAGGCTGATGGACAGGAGCACGGCCCGGTCCTGGAGACCCTCGCGCAGCAGTTGAGCCTGAAGCTCCCGGAGCGCAAGGCTGGCCAGAGGACAGCCAAGCCGGTCGGTGCAGGCCGTGTAGATGAAGCTGACGACCGCCACCTTGCCGTGCATGAGGGTCGCGGTGTTGACGCGGCGACCGGCGGCATTGATCAGGAGGACCGGCGGGACGCGCTTGATCGCGGGAAGGTCGTAGCTCCCGGCCGCAGGCGGGATGAACTTGGGCGAGAAGACGCCCTGCATATAGGTCTCTTCCAATTCCGGGATCTCGTGGGCATTGACCGTCCGGAAATCGGGCGCGAGAAGAGTCGCCGCAATCCAGATACCAGTCGGTATCAACCAGTACCGCCTCCGCGCCCGTGAGCATGAAAGTCCGATGCGAGGACTCCCGCGCCGTGAGTTGTCATTGCGAGCGACCGAAGGGAGCGCGGTAATCTCACCGTAGTTGCACTGCGAGATTGCTTCGGTCCCCTTCGCTTCGCTCTGGGTCCCTCGCAATGACCTCGAGGAACTTTCCGGGCAACGCATGGCTACTCAGGCCCGGCGCGCAGAGCCTTGCTCCCGAAGTTCATCAGGTGAGCCCGTCCCACCGAGTTGAAGTCCGTGGTGAACTTGTGTACGAGCTTTCCGTTCTCCCACGCATAGGCCTTGAGCCAATAGTCGCCGGGCTTATCCCATTTCGACAGCAGCGAGTTGGTGACGTAGATTCGCGTGCCATCCCACGATTCGGACACCATGTTGGCCGTCTCGCCCAGCTTCACCTGCCCGATCAGCTTGGCTTCGAATGGGTTCGAAATATCGTACACTCTCAACATTCCGTCCATGAATGATGCGACGTAGAGCTTGCTATCGTCCGGCGCGATGCTGATATCGACCGGGAGCGTGTCGCCGAGGTCGGCGATAGACTTTGCAGCCCAGGTGCCGTCCTCCTTCTGGTGAATGAGGACAAGCTGGTGAGCAAGTGCCGTTGCCGTAAAGGCATAGTAGTGGTTCGGCAGCAGCGCCCAGCGAAGCTCAAGCGGCGCGCCGGGGACTTGCAGGATCTGCAGCGGTTTGCGGGCATGGAAATCCCACACGACCACCGTATCGCCGAACTCCTTCATGGCCTCTGCATCCTTGACCAGCTCACCGAGCGGTCGCATGTAGTTCTTCTTGCCGGCAAAGGCGGAAGTCAGCATGCGGTTCAGATTGATGTTGACCCGCACGTCATAGCCATAAGGCGCCTCCTTCGGCATCCAGATCGTCCGGATGAAACGCCCTTCGTTGGAGTATTCCGCCAGCCCTGTCCGGCCTGAGCTGTCTTTCGCGTTGGAGAGCGCCGAGATCAACATCCGTCCCGGCAGGGCGTAGAACGTGTGGGGGCCGACCAGGCCGCCCGTATCCTTGACGAAGCTCTTGATGGTCTTGACGAGCTTAGGCTTGGCCGGATCTGAGGCGACATCGAAGATGAAGATGTAGCTGTCGTCCAGACCTCCGGCCCACAAGTATCGCCGGTCGTCGGTGAAGCCGGCGTGGTGGGCCTCGTGCTGCCCTGGGACGGAGACCCGATGGATAATCTGCCCGTAGGTCTTGGACTTGGGGTTCGTGTCAACGGTGACGAGGCTGTCGTTGCCGTCGGCGACGCCCTCAACCCCCAGCGTCCAGACGTAGACATAGTCTTCCTGTCCGGTGACCTTGGGCAGGAACGGTGACTGGCAGGTTTCATCGGCTAGAGCAGGGCTACCCATCAGCAGAACAGCCACGAGCCACAGCATTCCTGTCAGGCGATATCGCTTTTTCATGCTCGTTCCCCTCTCTCTGGGCGCTTTTGGATTCTCACACCTCAAGTGCATTCTTTCATACCCCCTCAACTCGGGTCAAGGCCACGCTTCCACCATCGTTACTGCAAGTCAGCTTACCGATCATCTTTATTTACAACTCCTTGATACTCCGGGCGTCGATCTTAACGGCCTTTTGATTTGACCGGACGCGTCCCCCGATCCTAAGTTGATTAAGGGACGGGGAGAGCGACGGGAGGAGATGATGCTGGATCTCGTACATCTGGGTATGGCGTTCGCCGGTTTTGCGCTTCCGTGGGCGCTGATCAGGCTGTGTGCGCACCTGTAGAGATGGAGTGATACGATGCCTATGCTCGACGAAGAGACTGAACTCAAGGTATTCGAGCGTGTCGTAGAGTACCGACCGCCCTCCTCGTGGCGTACATGGCTCTTTGGCCGTCCGCTTGCCAGTGCGGACGCGCCTCACCAGACCATCGGCAAGACGATCGGTCTGGCCGTGTTCGCCTCCGACGCGCTGTCATCGACCGCCTATGCCACCGAGGAGATTCTGCTCGTCCTGGCCGCGGTGGGTGCAGCCGCCTTCGTCTACGCCTTTCCGATCGCCATCGCGATTGTGGCGTTACTGACGATCCTCACCCTCTCGTATGAACAGACCATCCACGCCTATCCGGGCGGCGGGGGCGCGTATATCGTCGCGCGGGACAATCTTGGCGAGCTCCCTGCCCAGACGGCGGGCGCGGCGCTCCTGACCGATTACATCCTCACGGTATCCGTCTCTGTCGCGTCGGGTGTGGCCCAGCTTACCTCTGCCTACCCATCCCTCTTCCCCTATCGGGTCATCCTGTCCGTTGTGCTGGTCCTGCTCATCATGGTGATCAACCTGCGGGGTGTCAAAGAATCCGGCGTAACCTTTTCCATCCCCACCTACTTCTTCCTCGCGATGATATTCTTGACTATCGGGATCGGCTTCTACCGCTACATGACGGGGAGCCTTGATGCGGTCGTCAATCCGCCGTCCCTGCGAGCCCCGGAGATGGCCTCGGTGACGCTCTTCTTGATCCTCCATGCCTTTTCGAACGGCACCACTGCCGTCACGGGGGTGGAGGCCATCTCGAACGGCATCACGGCATTTAAGGAGCCCAGAAGCCACAACGCGGGGATTACGCTGATCTGGATGTCAGCCGTCCTGGGTACGCTCTTCTTGGGCATCACCTTCCTGGCGGTCAAGGTTGGCACCATCCCCGGGGAGGAGGAGACGGTAATCTCGCAACTGGCCCGCACAGTATTCCATGGGCAGGGACTGCTTTATCTGACCACCATCGCAGGCACGACCCTCATCCTGGTCATGGCCGCCAACACGGCCTTTGCCGACTTTCCCCGGTTGTGTGCCCTGCATGCCGGCGACGGCTTCCTGCCCCGCCAACTCACCTACCGAGGCAGCCGGCTCGTTTTTTCGCGTGGCATCGTGGTCCTCGCCCTCATTGCCTCGCTCCTGATCGTGCTGTTCCAGGCCAGCGTGACCGCCCTGATCCCACTGTACGCCATCGGGGTATTCCTCTCCTTCACGCTCTCGCAGGCCGGCATGGCCCGTCGCTGGCGGAAGGTTGGCCGCCTCGCGCCTGGCCAGGAGGTGCAGGAGCGCGGCTCGACGCTCCGCCATGATCCACGCTGGGCGTTCAAGATGGGGATTAACGGATTCGGCTCGTTCTGCACGGCAGTCGTGATGCTGGTCTTTACCGTCACCAAGTTCCGCGACGGCGCGTGGATCGTCGTCCTCCTTGTGCCTGCGATGGTCGTGGTGTTCTTCGCCATCCACCACCACTACCGGGACCTGGCCGCGCACCTGTCGTTGGAGGACTTCGGCGCGCCCCAGCGCATGTCGCGACATCGGGTGATCATGCCCATCAGCGGCGTCCATCGCGGCACCGTCGCCGCGCTCCGCTACGCCCGATCGCTCTCCGACGACATCACGGCGGTCTACGTCTCCATGGATCCGACTGATACCGAGCGGGTGCGTAACAAGTGGGAATGGTGGGGAGAGGGGGTCCGCCTCATCGTCCTGCATTCCCCTTACCGGCTGTTCCTCGAACCTCTGGTTGGCTACATCGAGGAGATCGCGGCTCAGCGTCAACCCAATGAGACCATCACCATTGTCGTGCCGCAGTTCGTGCCCCGCCGCCGGTGGCATAACCTCATGCACACTCAAGCCGCCATGTGGTTGCGGATGGCCTTACTCTTTAAACGCGGGGTTGTGGTAACCAACGTCCCCTACCAACTCGATTAATCACGATGAGTCAGGAGGACCATGATGCTGGATCTCATCTATGTGAGCTTGGCCCTCGCCTGCTTCGCGCTTTCGTGGGTGCTGATCAGGCTGTGTGAGCGTCTTTAGGAGAGACCTATGACTGGGCTGTATCTGCTCGGTGGGATTGTGGCGCTTGGCCTGTTGATCTACCTGGTCGTCGCGCTGCTCAAGCCGGAGGTCTTCTCGTGACCGCGAACGGTTACGCGCAGTTGGGTCTGTACCTCATGATTCTGGCCGCCCTCGCCGTACCCCTCGGCGCCTACATGGCCCGCGTCTATGAGGGCCGACCGTTCGGCCTCAATCAACTCCTTGGCCCGCTTGAGCGGTGGATCTATCGCCTCTCTGGGGTCCGGGCTGACGACGAGATGCGGTGGCAGACATACGCATGGGCAATGATGCTCTTTAACCTCGCGGGTTTGCTGGTGGTCTATGCCCTCCAGCGGATGCAGGGTCTGCTTCCGCTGAATCCGCAGTCGCTTGGAGCCGTTTCGCCCGACTCCGCGTTCAACACCGCCGTCAGCTTTGCTACGAACACCAACTGGCAGGGCTACGGAGGCGAGACCACGATGAGCTATCTGACCCAGATGCTCGCGCTCACCGTCCAGAACTTCGTGTCAGCCGCAACCGGCATGGCGGTGCTGGCGGCGTTGATCCGTGGGCTGGCGCGT
This window contains:
- a CDS encoding nucleotidyltransferase domain-containing protein, which produces MKADVKTLIAELKDGLQVLYGNRLKGLYLFGSYARGEADEESDVDVLVVLDDYESYGAQIDRAGVLGAELSLRYGVSISKVFLREREWRQGDTPFLTNVRGEAVAA
- a CDS encoding HEPN domain-containing protein gives rise to the protein MKEATGKLLDKSARAIETARRTLAIPDTEAAMARAYYARFYAAEALLFERGLTFRKHAGVHAAFGEHLAKPGIVDAKYHQWLLLAFEKRIIADYEVDKAIRPEEVEEVIRRASEFLEVARRCLEEST
- a CDS encoding SCO family protein: MIPTGIWIAATLLAPDFRTVNAHEIPELEETYMQGVFSPKFIPPAAGSYDLPAIKRVPPVLLINAAGRRVNTATLMHGKVAVVSFIYTACTDRLGCPLASLALRELQAQLLREGLQDRAVLLSISLDPEHDTPKQLTDYGRIFGAKPSLWHLLTAPSDKVLKMTLESYGQDRARVYDEEGRFTGRYRHVLKVFLVDQEGQVRNIYSAGSLVPQVMVNDIKTVLAAKTADQREAR
- a CDS encoding selenium-binding protein; translation: MKKRYRLTGMLWLVAVLLMGSPALADETCQSPFLPKVTGQEDYVYVWTLGVEGVADGNDSLVTVDTNPKSKTYGQIIHRVSVPGQHEAHHAGFTDDRRYLWAGGLDDSYIFIFDVASDPAKPKLVKTIKSFVKDTGGLVGPHTFYALPGRMLISALSNAKDSSGRTGLAEYSNEGRFIRTIWMPKEAPYGYDVRVNINLNRMLTSAFAGKKNYMRPLGELVKDAEAMKEFGDTVVVWDFHARKPLQILQVPGAPLELRWALLPNHYYAFTATALAHQLVLIHQKEDGTWAAKSIADLGDTLPVDISIAPDDSKLYVASFMDGMLRVYDISNPFEAKLIGQVKLGETANMVSESWDGTRIYVTNSLLSKWDKPGDYWLKAYAWENGKLVHKFTTDFNSVGRAHLMNFGSKALRAGPE
- a CDS encoding APC family permease, translating into MPMLDEETELKVFERVVEYRPPSSWRTWLFGRPLASADAPHQTIGKTIGLAVFASDALSSTAYATEEILLVLAAVGAAAFVYAFPIAIAIVALLTILTLSYEQTIHAYPGGGGAYIVARDNLGELPAQTAGAALLTDYILTVSVSVASGVAQLTSAYPSLFPYRVILSVVLVLLIMVINLRGVKESGVTFSIPTYFFLAMIFLTIGIGFYRYMTGSLDAVVNPPSLRAPEMASVTLFLILHAFSNGTTAVTGVEAISNGITAFKEPRSHNAGITLIWMSAVLGTLFLGITFLAVKVGTIPGEEETVISQLARTVFHGQGLLYLTTIAGTTLILVMAANTAFADFPRLCALHAGDGFLPRQLTYRGSRLVFSRGIVVLALIASLLIVLFQASVTALIPLYAIGVFLSFTLSQAGMARRWRKVGRLAPGQEVQERGSTLRHDPRWAFKMGINGFGSFCTAVVMLVFTVTKFRDGAWIVVLLVPAMVVVFFAIHHHYRDLAAHLSLEDFGAPQRMSRHRVIMPISGVHRGTVAALRYARSLSDDITAVYVSMDPTDTERVRNKWEWWGEGVRLIVLHSPYRLFLEPLVGYIEEIAAQRQPNETITIVVPQFVPRRRWHNLMHTQAAMWLRMALLFKRGVVVTNVPYQLD
- the kdpF gene encoding K(+)-transporting ATPase subunit F, which encodes MTGLYLLGGIVALGLLIYLVVALLKPEVFS